A single region of the Malus sylvestris chromosome 8, drMalSylv7.2, whole genome shotgun sequence genome encodes:
- the LOC126630986 gene encoding uncharacterized protein LOC126630986 isoform X1, with protein sequence MNRQEESNKLNNYGVAAGRGLINVVFSWSPKDVLNAKLYENQVTKIPETFSTTTSYMKSFIPSLVEETHADLLSSMTNLSKAPTCELRTVTASENHRPPKDLFYDVTCVGTYVPQVGDLIALTDIKPKCVDHLYRSRNSYLIAYVHQIRDNNLSVLSSKHIDTRGYTHAAGKRETMFAVYLMNMTTNIRVWKALNSDDANTNLIKTVLQLQPSSSHGGSSCTICFSKEKCFDSLSNKWPEMLCDLNESQKAAVLNSISLSRCKHQNSINLIWGPPGTGKTKTVGISLFALYKFKCRTLTCAPTNVAVLEVTDRLVRLVNQSLEYDKYGLGDIILFGNGERMKIGSYNDLFEVFLDRRISILTKCFSPLSGWNHWLELMISLLENPEEQYSLYIREKQKHDEQHKESENSNSSSDDENNFLTFEKSVKEKHIKDDKQDEESENSSSSSDDKNVILAFEEFVNNRLDFIGQHLTVCMVNLYTHLPTACISLEVVKDMIRVAGLLKSIKSIFRWAGVTNKQLKLLQEDCTRTLKSLRAFAVPSLNDAQTIRNLCLAKACLIFCTASSSARLHTDGMVPLELLVIDEAAQLKECESTIPLQLPGLRHAILIGDERQLPAVVKSQISEKAGFGRSLFERLVQLGHKKHLLNVQYRMHPSISLFPKMEFYDNQILDGPNVSEVSYNKCFLDGKMYGSYSFINIANGKEEFDGGRSPKNVAEVAVVYEIVSRLYKEFTRTKKKVSVGVISPYTAQVNAIQERVKEYSEVSAGSDFSMSVRSVDGFQGGEEDLIIISTVRCNGKGSVGFLSNRQRANVVLTRARHCLWILGHELTLINSNSVWKKLILDAKKRECFFNADEDEKLAQAIAAAQSSCDEDDPMELLARPLSSLRLTDRTAETSTPTYRNNFRRGARSSRVIRW encoded by the exons ATGAATCGTCAGGAGGAGAGCAATAagttgaacaattatggagTTGCAGCAGGTCGAGGCTTAATCAATGTCGTATTCTCTTGGTCACCTAAGGATGTTCTCAATGCAAAGCTTTACGAAAATCAG GTGACAAAGATTCCTGAGACATTTTCTACCACGACGAGTTACATGAAATCTTTCATCCCTTCACTTGTTGAGGAAACACATGCTGATCTACTATCAAGCATGACGAATCTATCGAAGGCACCTACTTGCGAACTTCGGACTGTTACGGCTTCTGAGAATCATAGACCTCCTAAGGACTTGTTTTATGATGTTACTTGTGTAGGAACGTATGTGCCACAGGTTGGAGATCTCATTGCCTTGACTGACATTAAACCAAAATGCGTTGATCATTTGTACAGGTCCAGAAATTCGTATCTCATTGCGTATGTTCATCAAATTAGAGACAATAATCTCTCAGTACTCTCGTCCAAGCATATCGATACAAGAGGATACACGCATGCTGCGGGCAAGAGAGAAACAATGTTTGCTGTCTATTTGATGAACATGACAACAAATATTCGTGTATGGAAAGCCTTGAATTCAGATGACGCAAACACAAATCTAATTAAGACTGTGTTGCAACTGCAACCCAGTTCATCACAT GGTGGGAGTTCATGTACAATTTGCTTTTCAAAAGAAAAGTGCTTCGATTCCCTTTCGAATAAATGGCCAGAAATGTTGTGTGATCTAAATGAATCCCAAAAAGCTGCAGTTTTAAACTCTATCAGTTTGAGTAGATGCAAACACCAAAATTCCATCAATCTAATTTGGGGTCCTCCTGGGACTGGGAAAACGAAGACAGTCGGCATCTCACTCTTTGCCCTCTATAAGTTCAAGTGCAGAACACTAACATGTGCCCCAACCAATGTCGCTGTGTTAGAAGTTACAGATCGACTCGTGAGGTTGGTTAACCAGTCTCTTGAGTATGATAAGTACGGGCTTGGGGACATAATTCTATTTGGGAATGGTGAGCGAATGAAGATTGGTAGTTATAATGATCTTTTTGAGGTATTTCTTGATAGGCGTATTAGTATTCTGACCAAGTGTTTTTCCCCGTTGAGTGGATGGAATCATTGGTTAGAATTGATGATAAGTTTGCTTGAGAATCCAGAGGAGCAGTACTCATTGTACATAAGGGAAAAACAGAAGCATGACGAGCAACATAAAGAAAGTGAAAACAGCAACTCATCAAGCGATGATGAGAACAACTTTCTGACATTTGAGAAGTCTGTGAAGGAAAAACACATTAAGGATGACAAGCAAGATGAAGAGAGTGAAAATAGCAGCTCATCAAGTGATGATAAGAATGTTATTCTGGCGTTCGAGGAGTTTGTGAATAACCGTCTTGATTTCATTGGTCAGCATTTGACAGTTTGTATGGTAAATTTGTACACTCACTTGCCAACAGCTTGCATTTCACTTGAGGTGGTGAAAGACATGATCAGAGTTGCAGGGTTGCTTAAGTCGATTAAATCTATATTTAGGTGGGCTGGCGTTACTAACAAGCAGTTAAAATTACTTCAAGAAGATTGCACTCGCACTCTCAAGTCACTTCGTGCGTTTGCAGTTCCGagtttgaatgatgcacaaacAATAAGAAATTTGTGCCTGGCGAAGGCTTGCCTAATATTTTGCACCGCATCAAGCTCTGCCAGACTGCATACAGATGGAATGGTGCCCCTGGAATTGTTAGTCATTGATGAAGCTGCTCAGCTTAAAGAATGTGAGTCaacaattccattacaattacCAGGTCTTCGGCATGCTATTCTCATAGGAGATGAGAGGCAACTCCCTGCAGTGGTTAAAAGCCAG ATCTCCGAGAAGGCTGGATTTGGAAGAAGTTTGTTTGAAAGACTTGTGCAGTTGGGACACAAGAAGCACCTTCTCAATGTCCAGTATAGGATGCATCCTTCAATCAGCTTGTTTCCGAAAATGGAGTTTTACGACAATCAGATATTAGATGGTCCAAATGTCAGTGAAGTGAGCTACAACAAGTGCTTCCTTGATGGAAAAATGTACGGATCCTACTCATTTATAAACATAGCAAATGGGAAAGAAGAATTTGATGGCGGGCGTAGTCCGAAAAACGTGGCTGAGGTTGCTGTGGTTTATGAGATAGTTTCTAGGCTTTACAAAG AATTCACTCGCACAAAAAAGAAGGTTAGTGTTGGGGTAATATCACCTTACACGGCTCAAGTTAATGCAATTCAAGAGAGAGTCAAAGAGTATAGTGAAGTTTCGGCTGGCTCAGACTTCTCCATGAGCGTGCGATCTGTTGATGGATTCCAAGGTGGTGAAGAGGATTTGATAATTATATCCACTGTCAGATGTAATGGAAAGGGCTCTGTGGGATTCCTCTCCAATCGTCAACGAGCAAATGTGGTTCTAACACGCGCAAG GCATTGTCTTTGGATACTGGGGCACGAATTGACCTTGATTAACAGTAACTCAGTTTGGAAGAAGCTAATTCTTGACGCGAAGAAACGAGAATGTTTTTTTAATGCTGATGAGGATGAGAAGTTGGCTCAGGCTATTGCCGCAGCCCAATCGAGTTGCGATGAAGATGATCCAATGGAGCTCCTTGCAAGACCACTTTCTTCACTCAGGCTGACTGATCGGACAGCTGAAACATCAACTCCAACTTACAG AAACAATTTTCGGCGCGGAGCTAGGTCCAGCAGAGTGATAAGGTGGTGA
- the LOC126630986 gene encoding uncharacterized protein LOC126630986 isoform X2, whose product MNRQEESNKLNNYGVAAGRGLINVVFSWSPKDVLNAKLYENQVTKIPETFSTTTSYMKSFIPSLVEETHADLLSSMTNLSKAPTCELRTVTASENHRPPKDLFYDVTCVGTYVPQVGDLIALTDIKPKCVDHLYRSRNSYLIAYVHQIRDNNLSVLSSKHIDTRGYTHAAGKRETMFAVYLMNMTTNIRVWKALNSDDANTNLIKTVLQLQPSSSHGGSSCTICFSKEKCFDSLSNKWPEMLCDLNESQKAAVLNSISLSRCKHQNSINLIWGPPGTGKTKTVGISLFALYKFKCRTLTCAPTNVAVLEVTDRLVRLVNQSLEYDKYGLGDIILFGNGERMKIGSYNDLFEVFLDRRISILTKCFSPLSGWNHWLELMISLLENPEEQYSLYIREKQKHDEQHKESENSNSSSDDENNFLTFEKSVKEKHIKDDKQDEESENSSSSSDDKNVILAFEEFVNNRLDFIGQHLTVCMVNLYTHLPTACISLEVVKDMIRVAGLLKSIKSIFRWAGVTNKQLKLLQEDCTRTLKSLRAFAVPSLNDAQTIRNLCLAKACLIFCTASSSARLHTDGMVPLELLVIDEAAQLKECESTIPLQLPGLRHAILIGDERQLPAVVKSQISEKAGFGRSLFERLVQLGHKKHLLNVQYRMHPSISLFPKMEFYDNQILDGPNVSEVSYNKCFLDGKMYGSYSFINIANGKEEFDGGRSPKNVAEVAVVYEIVSRLYKGYYC is encoded by the exons ATGAATCGTCAGGAGGAGAGCAATAagttgaacaattatggagTTGCAGCAGGTCGAGGCTTAATCAATGTCGTATTCTCTTGGTCACCTAAGGATGTTCTCAATGCAAAGCTTTACGAAAATCAG GTGACAAAGATTCCTGAGACATTTTCTACCACGACGAGTTACATGAAATCTTTCATCCCTTCACTTGTTGAGGAAACACATGCTGATCTACTATCAAGCATGACGAATCTATCGAAGGCACCTACTTGCGAACTTCGGACTGTTACGGCTTCTGAGAATCATAGACCTCCTAAGGACTTGTTTTATGATGTTACTTGTGTAGGAACGTATGTGCCACAGGTTGGAGATCTCATTGCCTTGACTGACATTAAACCAAAATGCGTTGATCATTTGTACAGGTCCAGAAATTCGTATCTCATTGCGTATGTTCATCAAATTAGAGACAATAATCTCTCAGTACTCTCGTCCAAGCATATCGATACAAGAGGATACACGCATGCTGCGGGCAAGAGAGAAACAATGTTTGCTGTCTATTTGATGAACATGACAACAAATATTCGTGTATGGAAAGCCTTGAATTCAGATGACGCAAACACAAATCTAATTAAGACTGTGTTGCAACTGCAACCCAGTTCATCACAT GGTGGGAGTTCATGTACAATTTGCTTTTCAAAAGAAAAGTGCTTCGATTCCCTTTCGAATAAATGGCCAGAAATGTTGTGTGATCTAAATGAATCCCAAAAAGCTGCAGTTTTAAACTCTATCAGTTTGAGTAGATGCAAACACCAAAATTCCATCAATCTAATTTGGGGTCCTCCTGGGACTGGGAAAACGAAGACAGTCGGCATCTCACTCTTTGCCCTCTATAAGTTCAAGTGCAGAACACTAACATGTGCCCCAACCAATGTCGCTGTGTTAGAAGTTACAGATCGACTCGTGAGGTTGGTTAACCAGTCTCTTGAGTATGATAAGTACGGGCTTGGGGACATAATTCTATTTGGGAATGGTGAGCGAATGAAGATTGGTAGTTATAATGATCTTTTTGAGGTATTTCTTGATAGGCGTATTAGTATTCTGACCAAGTGTTTTTCCCCGTTGAGTGGATGGAATCATTGGTTAGAATTGATGATAAGTTTGCTTGAGAATCCAGAGGAGCAGTACTCATTGTACATAAGGGAAAAACAGAAGCATGACGAGCAACATAAAGAAAGTGAAAACAGCAACTCATCAAGCGATGATGAGAACAACTTTCTGACATTTGAGAAGTCTGTGAAGGAAAAACACATTAAGGATGACAAGCAAGATGAAGAGAGTGAAAATAGCAGCTCATCAAGTGATGATAAGAATGTTATTCTGGCGTTCGAGGAGTTTGTGAATAACCGTCTTGATTTCATTGGTCAGCATTTGACAGTTTGTATGGTAAATTTGTACACTCACTTGCCAACAGCTTGCATTTCACTTGAGGTGGTGAAAGACATGATCAGAGTTGCAGGGTTGCTTAAGTCGATTAAATCTATATTTAGGTGGGCTGGCGTTACTAACAAGCAGTTAAAATTACTTCAAGAAGATTGCACTCGCACTCTCAAGTCACTTCGTGCGTTTGCAGTTCCGagtttgaatgatgcacaaacAATAAGAAATTTGTGCCTGGCGAAGGCTTGCCTAATATTTTGCACCGCATCAAGCTCTGCCAGACTGCATACAGATGGAATGGTGCCCCTGGAATTGTTAGTCATTGATGAAGCTGCTCAGCTTAAAGAATGTGAGTCaacaattccattacaattacCAGGTCTTCGGCATGCTATTCTCATAGGAGATGAGAGGCAACTCCCTGCAGTGGTTAAAAGCCAG ATCTCCGAGAAGGCTGGATTTGGAAGAAGTTTGTTTGAAAGACTTGTGCAGTTGGGACACAAGAAGCACCTTCTCAATGTCCAGTATAGGATGCATCCTTCAATCAGCTTGTTTCCGAAAATGGAGTTTTACGACAATCAGATATTAGATGGTCCAAATGTCAGTGAAGTGAGCTACAACAAGTGCTTCCTTGATGGAAAAATGTACGGATCCTACTCATTTATAAACATAGCAAATGGGAAAGAAGAATTTGATGGCGGGCGTAGTCCGAAAAACGTGGCTGAGGTTGCTGTGGTTTATGAGATAGTTTCTAGGCTTTACAAAGGTTACTATTGTT AA